A single region of the Streptomyces diastaticus subsp. diastaticus genome encodes:
- a CDS encoding serine/threonine-protein kinase produces MTTGAEGHVVDGRFELLERLGGGGMGLVWRARDLVLRRDVALKEVRPPDPELLRLRPDAAEMIRKRVLREAVSLARINHANVVTIHHIVSSAEVEHPWLVMELVPGGSFQDRLERGPCTPTETARLGRGVLAGLRAAHGAGILHRDVKPGNVLLRADGSPLLTDFGIAAIREAATVLTHTGELIGSPDYMAPERLRGHDDDPSSDLWSLAMMLYAAVEGHHPMRRSSTLATLAAILEEDVPPPRRAGALGPVLRSVLVKDVASRPDARLLDQLLAEAAGERQRTVLSVPSPSEPEPGARPAPSGEPAGAASPDGTGEATAPGPAGAREPETEAPEVRTPEARTPGSAADAATDEAVPGTASPAPVRPTRGRSWRWLLVPTAVAALVVGLAFRQDVLLGGEDKPAAGQTPPSSPAAPSSPSPSPSPSRTAEENLMTPAGARKVVREIERVTGRTTVLSFTLDKTYASAQIPSKDGEVWNSFTYREGKGEKRDGGGRTHDRPTFDIARVNWDALPRLIHVAETDMGLEGGQVTQVIVSRRDGDVELAVPAKDAYGGAWLYADRNGKVLGQSPVS; encoded by the coding sequence ATGACGACGGGGGCCGAAGGACATGTGGTCGACGGAAGATTCGAGCTGCTGGAGCGGCTGGGCGGCGGTGGGATGGGGCTCGTCTGGCGGGCCCGGGACCTCGTTCTCCGCCGTGACGTGGCGCTGAAGGAGGTACGCCCGCCGGATCCGGAGCTGCTGCGGTTGCGGCCCGACGCGGCGGAGATGATCCGCAAGCGGGTGCTGCGCGAGGCCGTCTCGCTCGCGCGGATCAACCATGCCAACGTGGTGACGATCCACCACATCGTGAGCTCGGCCGAGGTGGAGCATCCCTGGCTGGTGATGGAGCTGGTCCCGGGCGGATCGTTCCAGGACCGCCTGGAGCGCGGCCCGTGCACCCCCACCGAGACGGCGCGACTGGGCCGGGGCGTACTGGCCGGCCTGCGCGCCGCCCACGGCGCCGGCATCCTGCACCGGGACGTCAAACCCGGCAACGTCCTGCTGCGCGCCGACGGGTCCCCCCTGCTCACCGACTTCGGCATCGCCGCGATACGCGAGGCCGCCACCGTCCTCACCCACACCGGCGAACTCATCGGCTCGCCCGACTACATGGCCCCCGAGCGCCTGCGCGGCCACGACGACGACCCCTCCTCGGACCTCTGGTCCCTGGCGATGATGCTCTACGCCGCCGTCGAGGGGCACCATCCCATGCGCCGCTCCTCCACCCTCGCCACCCTGGCCGCGATCCTGGAGGAGGACGTCCCACCGCCCCGGCGCGCGGGTGCCCTCGGTCCCGTACTGCGGTCCGTGCTCGTCAAGGACGTCGCCTCCCGGCCCGACGCGCGGCTCCTGGACCAACTGCTCGCGGAGGCGGCCGGAGAGCGGCAGCGGACCGTACTCTCCGTCCCGTCACCGTCGGAGCCGGAGCCCGGGGCGCGGCCCGCGCCGTCCGGGGAGCCGGCCGGCGCCGCTTCCCCGGACGGCACGGGCGAAGCCACCGCCCCCGGGCCAGCCGGCGCCCGGGAACCGGAGACCGAAGCGCCCGAGGTGAGGACGCCCGAGGCGAGGACGCCCGGCAGCGCGGCGGACGCCGCCACCGACGAGGCCGTTCCCGGTACGGCGTCCCCGGCACCGGTCCGGCCCACCCGTGGGCGGTCATGGCGTTGGCTGCTCGTGCCCACGGCCGTGGCAGCGCTCGTCGTCGGCCTGGCGTTCCGGCAGGACGTACTCCTCGGCGGGGAGGACAAGCCGGCCGCCGGACAGACTCCTCCGTCCAGCCCCGCCGCACCCAGCTCCCCGTCACCCTCGCCCTCGCCCTCGCGCACCGCGGAGGAGAACCTGATGACGCCCGCCGGGGCCCGCAAGGTCGTCCGCGAGATCGAGCGGGTGACCGGCCGGACCACCGTGCTCAGCTTCACGCTGGACAAGACCTACGCCTCCGCCCAGATCCCCTCGAAGGACGGAGAGGTCTGGAACTCCTTCACCTACCGGGAGGGGAAGGGCGAGAAGAGGGACGGTGGAGGCCGGACGCACGACCGCCCCACCTTCGACATCGCCCGGGTGAACTGGGACGCGCTGCCCCGGCTGATCCATGTCGCCGAGACGGACATGGGGTTGGAGGGGGGACAGGTGACCCAGGTCATCGTGAGCCGGCGGG
- a CDS encoding pentapeptide repeat-containing protein, protein MPAPDPTPRPEDPAPVTGETLRGDDWYGRDLTGLAYTACDFYDTDWTETTGSGARFDRCTFSGVRFNVSRLTATAFTHCEFRRCSFFDAQLDQCKAVGSTFDDCSFQLLRVTDGDWSFTSFPRADLRKATLDGVRMREADLRGARLDEAVVTGTDLSGALLAGVSLTDADLRGSDLTSLDAHTLDRTALAGARIDPVQAVGIAVGMGFEVA, encoded by the coding sequence ATGCCCGCACCTGACCCGACCCCCCGCCCCGAGGACCCCGCGCCCGTCACCGGCGAGACGCTGCGCGGCGACGACTGGTACGGCCGCGACCTCACCGGCCTCGCCTACACCGCCTGCGACTTCTACGACACGGACTGGACGGAGACCACCGGCTCCGGGGCCCGCTTCGACCGCTGCACCTTCTCCGGAGTCCGCTTCAACGTCTCCCGCCTCACCGCCACCGCCTTCACCCACTGCGAGTTCCGTCGTTGCAGCTTCTTCGACGCCCAGCTCGACCAGTGCAAGGCGGTCGGCTCCACCTTCGACGACTGCTCCTTCCAGCTTCTGAGGGTGACCGACGGCGACTGGTCCTTCACCTCGTTCCCCCGCGCCGACCTGCGCAAGGCCACGCTCGACGGCGTCCGGATGCGCGAGGCCGACCTGCGCGGCGCCCGCCTGGACGAGGCGGTGGTCACCGGCACCGACCTCTCCGGCGCCCTCCTCGCCGGGGTCAGCCTCACCGATGCCGACCTGCGTGGCTCCGACCTGACCTCCCTCGACGCCCACACCCTGGACCGCACCGCCCTCGCCGGCGCCCGCATCGACCCCGTGCAGGCCGTGGGCATCGCGGTGGGGATGGGGTTCGAGGTCGCGTGA
- a CDS encoding baeRF2 domain-containing protein, with protein sequence MDLRSVASLYESAENLGAPVASVHLDTTHDDRLSATHVEHRWRALREGLAEHGCDEETLAVLDKAVGGVPDLPGPQGESVFAAGGRLLGAHTLAAPPPRDHAALLPIPDALALVVDLDHQLPHVVVAVDEHGADVDAFPVSAEQPDTRRTFHGTTLHLAGLLADGPVTGVTRRRREGDWASVADQVAQDVLAAVHEVRARMVAVTGDPHVLESLRARLSPALSAPGDVPPDLVLVSGGRPSGGDPAALAELRRSVDAALHDATTARHRAALERFRGDLARHRAAEGVTDTATAFARGRATTLLLAADREHDPRLHASATDPRALATQAAALDGDPTAFAGQAGPLLLRSAVAAGAEFSEILRPHQVPDGTGALLR encoded by the coding sequence ATGGATCTGCGTTCCGTCGCATCCCTCTACGAGAGTGCCGAGAACCTCGGAGCGCCCGTCGCCTCCGTCCACCTCGACACCACCCACGACGACCGGCTCTCCGCCACCCACGTCGAGCACCGCTGGCGCGCCCTGCGCGAAGGTCTCGCCGAGCACGGCTGCGACGAGGAGACCCTGGCCGTCCTCGACAAGGCGGTCGGCGGCGTCCCCGACCTGCCCGGGCCGCAGGGCGAGTCGGTCTTCGCCGCCGGCGGCCGGCTGCTCGGGGCGCACACCCTGGCCGCCCCGCCGCCGCGCGACCACGCCGCACTGCTGCCGATCCCCGACGCGCTGGCCCTCGTCGTCGACCTCGACCACCAACTCCCGCACGTCGTGGTCGCCGTGGACGAGCACGGTGCCGACGTCGACGCCTTCCCCGTCAGCGCCGAACAGCCCGACACCCGCCGCACCTTCCACGGCACCACCCTGCACCTGGCCGGACTGCTGGCCGACGGGCCCGTCACCGGCGTCACCCGGCGCCGCCGCGAGGGCGACTGGGCGAGCGTCGCCGACCAGGTCGCGCAGGACGTGCTGGCGGCGGTCCACGAGGTCAGGGCACGCATGGTGGCGGTCACCGGTGACCCCCATGTCCTCGAATCGCTCCGCGCGCGCCTCTCGCCCGCCCTCTCGGCGCCCGGCGACGTCCCGCCCGACCTGGTCCTCGTCTCCGGCGGCCGTCCCAGTGGCGGCGACCCGGCGGCCCTCGCCGAGTTGCGCCGCAGTGTCGACGCGGCCCTGCACGACGCCACCACCGCCCGCCACCGCGCCGCCCTGGAACGCTTCCGCGGCGACCTGGCCCGCCACCGCGCCGCCGAGGGCGTCACCGACACCGCCACCGCCTTCGCGCGCGGCCGCGCCACCACCCTCCTGCTCGCCGCCGACCGCGAGCACGACCCGAGGCTCCACGCCTCCGCCACCGACCCGCGAGCCCTCGCCACCCAGGCCGCCGCCCTCGACGGCGATCCGACCGCCTTCGCCGGGCAGGCCGGGCCGCTGCTGCTCAGATCGGCGGTGGCGGCGGGCGCGGAGTTCTCGGAGATCCTCAGGCCGCACCAGGTGCCGGACGGGACCGGAGCGCTGCTGCGGTAG
- a CDS encoding AfsR/SARP family transcriptional regulator: MNGGAPVPEQRSVSGGVPEQPTGPAAERLGPAESAPAESAAAGDLGSAMRYSVLGPVRAWRGGDRLAPGTPQQQALLAVLLLREGRTATAPELIDALWGEEPPSQALPAIRTYASRLRKVLAPGDLASVSGGYALTVRPGALDLTVAQELAAEAEKAAGSGDLCQARTLLNKALGLWEGEALAGVPGPHGRTQRTRLEEWRLQLQENLLEMDLEQGCHTEAVSELTALTAAHPLREHLRELLMLALYRSGRQAEALAVYADTRRLLAEELGVDPRAGLRELQSRILAADPALAEPETPAEQPASAPVRPAQLPATVPDFTGRAAFVAELGDALGSVGGRVMAVSAVAGIGGVGKTTLAVHVAHAARAAFPDGQLYVDLQGTDGSAADPETVLGSFLRALGTPESAVPTGLDERAALYRSTLDGRRVLVLLDNARDAAQIRPLLPGAGGCAALITSRVRMVDLAGAHLVDLDVMSPEEALQLFTRIVGTERVGAEREAALDVVAACGFLPLAIRIAASRLASRRTWTVSVLAAKLADERRRLDELQAGDLAVKATFELGYGQLEPAQARAFRLLGLADGPDISLDAARALLDLDAEATEDLLESLVDTSLLESAAPGRYRYHDLVRLYARACAERDEGPERAAALSRLLDFYLATAAGVYALERPGDQLHAHLAPTEVPGLAFTDRTAAWDWLFREASCVLACVRQHAGGETLRRAVDLLFAAKDLAESGADARQYEQVAVVALAAAEERGDLLAQARARTVLAHSYRLTGKLTQADEEADHGMRLSAAAGDPVAGGYASNIRGIVAIYHNRHTEARAYLGRAIEEFRADANRPSEASALSNLSRVLLQTGEPAEAVALAERALAIYNEVGLTWRLANGRYALGLALAASGRHEEAMAQLSAALPVFQENRQPLWEGMTLFRMAGVALDTGEPAKAATLAEQALAQLRRIGGDWRRGNVLTVLGKSLFALGQQGRARACWTEALGVYERLGRPEASEVRELLAHAPQ, from the coding sequence ATGAACGGCGGAGCACCGGTACCGGAGCAGCGCTCGGTCTCCGGAGGCGTGCCGGAGCAGCCCACGGGACCGGCCGCGGAACGGCTCGGCCCGGCGGAGAGCGCCCCGGCGGAGAGCGCCGCGGCGGGCGACCTCGGCTCGGCGATGCGCTACTCCGTGCTCGGCCCCGTCCGGGCCTGGCGCGGCGGCGACCGGCTCGCCCCCGGCACCCCGCAGCAGCAGGCGCTGCTCGCCGTGCTGCTGCTGCGCGAGGGCCGCACCGCCACCGCACCCGAACTCATCGACGCCCTGTGGGGCGAGGAGCCGCCCTCGCAGGCGCTCCCCGCCATCCGCACCTACGCCTCCCGGCTGCGCAAGGTCCTCGCCCCGGGCGACCTCGCCAGCGTCTCCGGGGGCTACGCCCTCACCGTGCGCCCCGGCGCCCTCGACCTGACGGTGGCCCAGGAGCTGGCCGCCGAGGCGGAGAAGGCGGCCGGGTCGGGCGACCTCTGCCAGGCCCGCACCCTGCTCAACAAGGCGCTCGGCCTGTGGGAGGGCGAGGCGCTGGCCGGGGTGCCGGGCCCGCACGGGCGCACCCAGCGGACCCGCCTGGAGGAGTGGCGCCTGCAACTCCAGGAGAACCTGCTGGAGATGGACCTCGAACAGGGCTGCCACACCGAGGCCGTCTCGGAGCTGACGGCGCTCACCGCGGCCCACCCGCTCCGCGAGCACCTGCGCGAGCTGTTGATGCTCGCGCTGTACCGCTCCGGCCGCCAGGCGGAGGCCCTCGCCGTCTACGCCGACACCCGCCGCCTGCTCGCGGAGGAACTCGGCGTCGACCCGCGCGCCGGGCTGCGGGAGCTCCAGAGCCGGATCCTCGCCGCCGACCCGGCCCTCGCCGAGCCCGAGACCCCGGCCGAGCAGCCCGCCTCCGCCCCGGTGCGCCCGGCCCAGCTCCCCGCCACCGTCCCGGACTTCACCGGCCGGGCCGCCTTCGTCGCCGAACTGGGCGACGCCCTCGGCTCGGTCGGCGGCCGGGTGATGGCCGTCTCCGCCGTCGCGGGCATCGGCGGCGTCGGCAAGACCACCCTCGCCGTGCACGTCGCGCACGCCGCCCGCGCCGCCTTCCCCGACGGCCAGCTCTACGTCGACCTCCAGGGCACCGACGGCAGCGCCGCCGACCCCGAGACGGTCCTCGGCTCCTTCCTGCGCGCCCTCGGCACCCCGGAGTCGGCCGTTCCGACGGGCCTGGACGAGCGGGCCGCCCTGTACCGCTCCACGCTCGACGGCCGCCGCGTCCTGGTCCTCCTCGACAACGCCCGTGACGCCGCCCAGATCCGGCCGCTGCTGCCCGGCGCCGGGGGCTGCGCCGCCCTCATCACCTCCCGGGTGCGGATGGTGGACCTGGCCGGGGCGCACCTGGTCGACCTCGACGTGATGTCGCCGGAGGAGGCGCTCCAGCTCTTCACCCGCATCGTCGGCACCGAACGCGTCGGCGCGGAGCGCGAGGCGGCCCTCGACGTCGTCGCCGCCTGCGGCTTCCTGCCGCTCGCCATCCGCATCGCCGCCTCCCGGCTCGCCTCCCGCCGCACCTGGACCGTCTCGGTGCTGGCCGCCAAACTCGCCGACGAACGGCGCCGCCTGGACGAACTCCAGGCCGGCGACCTCGCCGTCAAGGCCACCTTCGAGCTGGGCTACGGCCAGCTCGAACCCGCCCAGGCCCGCGCCTTCCGGCTGCTGGGCCTCGCCGACGGCCCCGACATCTCGCTGGACGCCGCGCGGGCCCTGCTCGACCTGGACGCCGAGGCCACCGAGGACCTCCTCGAATCCCTCGTCGACACCAGCCTCCTGGAGTCCGCCGCCCCGGGCCGTTACCGCTACCACGACCTGGTCCGCCTCTACGCCCGCGCCTGCGCCGAGCGCGACGAGGGGCCCGAGCGGGCCGCCGCCCTCTCCCGCCTCCTCGACTTCTACCTGGCGACCGCCGCGGGCGTGTACGCCCTGGAGCGCCCCGGCGACCAGCTCCACGCCCACCTGGCCCCCACCGAGGTGCCGGGCCTCGCCTTCACCGACCGTACGGCCGCCTGGGACTGGCTGTTCCGGGAGGCGTCCTGCGTGCTGGCATGTGTACGCCAGCACGCCGGGGGTGAGACGCTGCGGCGTGCCGTCGATCTGCTCTTCGCGGCGAAGGACCTGGCCGAGTCGGGGGCCGACGCCCGCCAGTACGAGCAGGTGGCGGTGGTGGCGCTGGCGGCCGCCGAGGAGCGCGGGGACCTGCTCGCCCAGGCCAGGGCGCGCACCGTCCTCGCCCACTCCTACCGGCTGACCGGCAAGCTGACGCAGGCCGACGAGGAGGCCGACCACGGTATGCGGCTGAGCGCCGCCGCCGGTGACCCGGTCGCGGGTGGCTACGCCTCGAACATCCGCGGCATCGTCGCGATCTACCACAACCGGCACACCGAGGCCCGCGCCTACCTGGGCCGCGCCATCGAGGAGTTCCGCGCCGACGCCAACCGCCCGAGCGAGGCCAGCGCCCTCAGCAACCTCTCCCGCGTCCTGCTCCAGACCGGCGAGCCCGCCGAGGCCGTCGCCCTCGCCGAACGCGCCCTCGCCATCTACAACGAGGTCGGCCTCACCTGGCGCCTGGCCAACGGGAGGTACGCCCTCGGGCTGGCCCTGGCCGCCTCCGGCCGCCACGAGGAGGCGATGGCCCAGCTCAGCGCGGCGCTGCCGGTCTTCCAGGAGAACCGCCAGCCGCTCTGGGAGGGCATGACGCTCTTCCGCATGGCCGGGGTCGCGCTGGACACCGGCGAGCCCGCCAAGGCGGCCACCCTGGCCGAACAGGCCCTCGCCCAGCTCCGCAGGATCGGTGGCGACTGGCGACGCGGCAACGTCCTCACCGTCCTCGGCAAGTCCCTCTTCGCCCTCGGCCAGCAGGGCCGTGCGCGCGCCTGCTGGACGGAGGCGCTGGGCGTGTACGAGCGTCTGGGCAGGCCGGAGGCGTCGGAGGTACGCGAACTGCTGGCTCACGCGCCGCAGTGA
- a CDS encoding VOC family protein encodes MTSRVRHITLDSHDPYRQGQFWAQALGGRVSDEDFPGDPEALVLSEGAVLLFVTVPETKTLKNRVHLDLQPEDRTRDEEVARLLGLGARLVDDRRRPDGRGFAVLADPEGNEFCVEPSAAERAA; translated from the coding sequence ATGACCTCACGCGTACGCCACATCACCCTCGACAGCCACGACCCTTACCGTCAGGGCCAGTTCTGGGCCCAGGCGCTGGGCGGCCGGGTCTCGGACGAGGACTTCCCCGGTGATCCGGAGGCGCTGGTGCTCTCCGAGGGCGCCGTGCTCCTGTTCGTCACCGTGCCCGAGACCAAGACGCTGAAGAACCGCGTCCACCTCGACCTCCAGCCCGAGGACCGCACCCGGGACGAGGAGGTGGCCCGCCTCCTGGGACTCGGCGCCCGGCTGGTGGACGACCGGCGCCGCCCGGACGGACGCGGCTTCGCGGTCCTCGCCGACCCGGAGGGCAACGAGTTCTGCGTGGAGCCCTCGGCGGCGGAACGCGCCGCCTGA
- a CDS encoding GNAT family N-acetyltransferase: MPVPSPAFVPRPLRTGRLDLLPLLPDHAEELAAALDDPALHAFTGGEPLRAPALRERYARWAAGSPDPRVVWANWAVRLRETGALVGTVQATVGPTPVAEVAWVTGTPWQGRGIATEAAKALVAEVLRQGVPTVVAHVHPEHGASVAVAAAAGLRPAPHWQDGERRWERAGEAGKA; encoded by the coding sequence GTGCCCGTCCCCTCCCCCGCCTTCGTCCCGCGCCCCCTGCGCACCGGCCGCCTCGACCTGCTCCCGCTCCTCCCGGACCACGCCGAGGAACTGGCCGCCGCCCTCGACGACCCCGCCCTGCACGCCTTCACCGGCGGCGAGCCGCTCCGCGCGCCGGCCCTGCGGGAGCGGTACGCGCGCTGGGCGGCGGGATCACCCGACCCCCGGGTGGTGTGGGCCAACTGGGCGGTCCGGCTGCGCGAGACCGGTGCCCTGGTCGGCACCGTGCAGGCGACGGTGGGCCCGACCCCGGTCGCCGAGGTGGCGTGGGTGACGGGGACACCGTGGCAGGGCCGCGGCATCGCCACCGAGGCGGCCAAGGCGCTGGTGGCCGAGGTGCTGCGGCAGGGCGTACCGACCGTCGTGGCCCACGTCCACCCGGAACACGGCGCCTCCGTCGCCGTCGCCGCGGCGGCCGGCCTGCGCCCCGCACCGCACTGGCAGGACGGGGAACGGCGGTGGGAGCGGGCCGGGGAGGCCGGCAAGGCCTGA